The following coding sequences are from one Patagioenas fasciata isolate bPatFas1 chromosome 23, bPatFas1.hap1, whole genome shotgun sequence window:
- the C1QA gene encoding complement C1q subcomponent subunit A isoform X1 produces MLETLLSHTDTNGPFAGALIHQGAAPRQITVQASTCPPPCSSSSLLPGKCFQQTELLLRPVCLHLQQGGSRMQPVLWLVTSALAAVLGTAQLQESVCLAPNGRQGFPGVPGLDGRPGQKGDVGEPGKSTPRTGIRGFKGDQGEPGIPGLPGKRGYQGPHGPPGIPGQPGLKGFQGKAANILEQPRPAFSASRRSPPSVGRTVVFDNIITNQESSYSPQTGEFTCRVPGLYYFAFQVVSTGDLCLSITKNRENVVKFCDHNSRNILQVNSGSSVLSLAKGDQVSVSTDSARGSIYSGSEADSVFSGFMLFPQKG; encoded by the exons ATGCTTGAGACTCTGTTGAGCCACACAGACACTAATGGTCCCTTTGCTGGAGCTCTGATCCATCAGGGTGCAGCACCAAG GCAAATCACTGTGCAAGCAAGTACATGTCCCCcaccctgctcctcttcctccctgctcCCAGGAAAGTGTTTCCAGCAAACAGAACTACTGCTCAGACCCGTCTGTCTTCACCTCCAGCAAGGAG GGAGCAGGATGCAGCCCGTGCTTTGGCTGGTGACCAGCGCCCTGGCAGCGGTGCTGGGCACGGCGCAGCTGCAGGAGAGCGTGTGTTTGGCACCCAATGGCCGGCAAGGCTTCCCGGGAGTCCCTGGCCTCGATGGGAGGCCGGGGCAGAAGGGTGACGTGGGAGAACCAG GGAAATCAACACCGAGGACGGGCATCCGAGGATTCAAAGGGGATCAAGGTGAACCAGGGATTCCTGGTTTACCAGGGAAACGGGGCTACCAGGGCCCACACGGCCCCCCCGGGATCCCAGGCCAGCCAGGGCTGAAAGGGTTCCAGGGCAAAGCTGCCAACATCCTGGAGCAGCCACGTCCTGCCTTCTCCGCTTCACGGAGGTCCCCACCATCTGTGGGCAGGACGGTGGTGTTTGACAACATCATCACCAACCAGGAGAGCTCCTACAGTCCCCAGACCGGGGAGTTCACCTGCCGCGTCCCCGGGCTCTACTACTTTGCCTTCCAGGTGGTCTCCACTGGGGATCTCTGCCTGAGCATCACCAAAAACAGGGAGAACGTGGTCAAATTCTGCGACCACAACAGCCGCAACATCCTGCAGGTGAACTCGGGTAGCAGCGTCCTCAGCCTGGCCAAGGGCGACCAGGTCTCTGTGAGCACCGACTCTGCCAGGGGCAGCATCTACAGTGGCTCTGAGGCAGACAGCGTCTTCAGCGGCTTCATGCTCTTCCCACAGAAGGGCTGA
- the C1QA gene encoding complement C1q subcomponent subunit A isoform X2: protein MQPVLWLVTSALAAVLGTAQLQESVCLAPNGRQGFPGVPGLDGRPGQKGDVGEPGKSTPRTGIRGFKGDQGEPGIPGLPGKRGYQGPHGPPGIPGQPGLKGFQGKAANILEQPRPAFSASRRSPPSVGRTVVFDNIITNQESSYSPQTGEFTCRVPGLYYFAFQVVSTGDLCLSITKNRENVVKFCDHNSRNILQVNSGSSVLSLAKGDQVSVSTDSARGSIYSGSEADSVFSGFMLFPQKG, encoded by the exons ATGCAGCCCGTGCTTTGGCTGGTGACCAGCGCCCTGGCAGCGGTGCTGGGCACGGCGCAGCTGCAGGAGAGCGTGTGTTTGGCACCCAATGGCCGGCAAGGCTTCCCGGGAGTCCCTGGCCTCGATGGGAGGCCGGGGCAGAAGGGTGACGTGGGAGAACCAG GGAAATCAACACCGAGGACGGGCATCCGAGGATTCAAAGGGGATCAAGGTGAACCAGGGATTCCTGGTTTACCAGGGAAACGGGGCTACCAGGGCCCACACGGCCCCCCCGGGATCCCAGGCCAGCCAGGGCTGAAAGGGTTCCAGGGCAAAGCTGCCAACATCCTGGAGCAGCCACGTCCTGCCTTCTCCGCTTCACGGAGGTCCCCACCATCTGTGGGCAGGACGGTGGTGTTTGACAACATCATCACCAACCAGGAGAGCTCCTACAGTCCCCAGACCGGGGAGTTCACCTGCCGCGTCCCCGGGCTCTACTACTTTGCCTTCCAGGTGGTCTCCACTGGGGATCTCTGCCTGAGCATCACCAAAAACAGGGAGAACGTGGTCAAATTCTGCGACCACAACAGCCGCAACATCCTGCAGGTGAACTCGGGTAGCAGCGTCCTCAGCCTGGCCAAGGGCGACCAGGTCTCTGTGAGCACCGACTCTGCCAGGGGCAGCATCTACAGTGGCTCTGAGGCAGACAGCGTCTTCAGCGGCTTCATGCTCTTCCCACAGAAGGGCTGA